One Streptococcus sp. S1 DNA window includes the following coding sequences:
- a CDS encoding alpha-L-fucosidase — protein MISLEEIDQVVQSGPFEPTWDSLSHQVCPDWYRDAKFGIFIHWGVYSVPAFGSEWYSRNMYIQGNPCYDYHREHFGDQASFGYKDLIPLFTADRFDPASWLDLFQKAGAQYLFPVAEHHDGFQMYASTLSSYNSLEMGPRRDVLGELREETEKRGLHFCTSSHRAEHQFFFSHGKEFTSDIPQEVPRDSLYWPAKPEPKDHFDLTSKPYPSKEFLEDWLLRTCELVRDYQPELLYFDWWIQHESFRPYLMRFLAYYYNLAAQEDRKVAVCYKQDALPFGSGIVEMERGGYGETQAFPWQMDTAIARNSWCYTQDLAYKTSKELLQNLVDVVAKNGNLLLNIGPKADGTIPEQDQDILTEIGDWLAVNGEAIYQSRPWRVSSDGPTEAQEGSFSDGQAPLYTSQDFRYTMREGLLYAIQLEPSGRTEELTLPSLAYDLKQPRILHARIQKVELLGESQLLSWSQDETGLHLQLPACSKKQPRVLRLSF, from the coding sequence ATGATAAGCCTTGAAGAGATTGATCAAGTTGTCCAGTCAGGTCCTTTTGAACCAACCTGGGACTCTCTTAGCCATCAAGTCTGTCCAGATTGGTATCGAGATGCCAAATTTGGAATATTTATCCACTGGGGGGTCTACAGTGTACCTGCCTTTGGTTCGGAATGGTATTCGCGAAATATGTATATCCAAGGGAATCCTTGCTATGACTATCATCGAGAGCATTTTGGAGACCAGGCTAGCTTTGGTTACAAGGATCTCATTCCTCTATTTACAGCCGATCGTTTTGATCCGGCATCTTGGCTAGATCTCTTTCAAAAAGCGGGAGCCCAGTATCTTTTCCCAGTTGCGGAGCACCACGATGGCTTTCAGATGTATGCCTCTACTCTCTCGTCTTATAATAGCTTAGAAATGGGGCCGAGACGAGATGTCTTAGGGGAGTTGAGGGAGGAAACAGAAAAACGTGGCCTGCACTTCTGTACGTCCTCTCACCGGGCAGAACATCAGTTTTTCTTTTCACATGGCAAGGAATTCACTAGTGACATTCCGCAAGAAGTCCCAAGAGACAGCCTTTATTGGCCAGCCAAGCCAGAGCCCAAGGATCATTTTGATCTGACTTCCAAGCCTTATCCAAGTAAAGAATTCTTGGAAGATTGGCTGTTGCGAACCTGTGAACTGGTGCGGGACTACCAGCCAGAGCTCCTTTATTTTGACTGGTGGATCCAGCATGAGAGTTTCCGTCCCTACTTGATGCGCTTTTTGGCTTATTATTACAATCTAGCAGCACAAGAGGATCGCAAGGTGGCTGTTTGTTACAAACAGGATGCCCTCCCTTTCGGTTCAGGAATCGTCGAGATGGAGCGGGGAGGATACGGAGAGACGCAAGCCTTTCCGTGGCAAATGGATACCGCGATCGCCCGTAATTCTTGGTGCTATACCCAGGATCTAGCCTACAAGACCAGTAAGGAATTGCTACAAAATTTAGTCGATGTTGTGGCCAAAAATGGCAATCTTCTGCTCAATATTGGGCCCAAGGCAGATGGCACGATCCCTGAGCAAGACCAAGACATCCTCACAGAGATCGGGGACTGGCTGGCGGTAAATGGAGAAGCCATTTATCAGAGTCGGCCTTGGCGGGTGTCATCGGACGGACCGACCGAGGCCCAGGAAGGTTCCTTCTCAGACGGGCAAGCGCCACTCTATACCAGCCAAGATTTCCGCTATACCATGCGTGAAGGCCTGCTTTATGCTATCCAGCTGGAACCAAGTGGAAGGACAGAAGAGCTGACCTTGCCGTCTCTCGCCTATGATCTCAAGCAACCGAGAATTCTTCATGCGCGCATTCAAAAGGTAGAGCTCCTTGGAGAAAGTCAGCTTCTTTCTTGGAGCCAAGATGAGACAGGGCTCCATCTTCAGTTACCAGCTTGCAGCAAAAAACAACCGCGTGTTTTGCGCCTCAGCTTTTAG
- the trpB gene encoding tryptophan synthase subunit beta, whose protein sequence is MAYKQPDKNGFYGRFGGRFVPETLMTAVLELEEAYRESQADPSFQTELDQLLKQYVGRETPLYYAKNLTKYVGGAKIFLKREDLNHTGAHKINNALGQVLLAHRMGKKKIIAETGAGQHGVATATAAALFDMECTIYMGEEDVKRQALNVFRMELLGAKVQSVTDGSRVLKDAVNAALRAWVANVEDTHYIMGSALGPHPFPEIVRDFQSVIGREAKRQFAEQNDGALPDAVLACVGGGSNAIGLFYPFVEDTSVAMYGAEAAGLGVDTDQHAATLTKGRPGVLHGALMDVLQDAHGQILEAFSISAGLDYPGIGPEHSYFHEIKRATYVPVTDQEALEAFQLLSKVEGIIPALESSHAIAYAVKLAKEMGPEKSMIVCLSGRGDKDVVQVKDRLEQERGE, encoded by the coding sequence ATGGCATATAAACAACCAGATAAAAATGGATTTTACGGGCGGTTCGGGGGACGATTTGTCCCTGAAACCTTGATGACAGCAGTTTTAGAATTAGAAGAAGCCTACAGAGAAAGTCAAGCAGATCCTTCTTTTCAAACAGAATTGGATCAGCTTCTGAAACAATATGTCGGTCGGGAAACACCGCTCTATTACGCTAAGAATCTAACCAAGTATGTCGGTGGAGCCAAGATCTTTCTTAAAAGAGAAGACCTCAACCACACAGGGGCTCATAAAATTAATAATGCCCTAGGACAGGTTTTATTGGCACACCGGATGGGCAAAAAGAAGATCATCGCAGAAACAGGGGCTGGACAGCACGGTGTTGCAACGGCAACGGCTGCAGCTTTATTTGATATGGAATGTACCATCTACATGGGAGAAGAAGATGTCAAACGCCAAGCCCTCAATGTCTTTCGGATGGAATTGTTGGGCGCTAAGGTTCAATCAGTAACAGATGGGTCACGTGTTCTCAAGGATGCGGTCAATGCTGCCCTCAGAGCCTGGGTAGCAAATGTGGAGGATACCCACTATATCATGGGTTCTGCTCTAGGACCTCACCCATTCCCAGAAATTGTCCGTGATTTTCAAAGTGTCATCGGTAGGGAAGCCAAACGCCAATTTGCAGAGCAAAATGATGGTGCGCTACCAGATGCAGTCTTAGCCTGTGTAGGAGGTGGATCGAACGCCATTGGGCTCTTCTATCCTTTTGTTGAGGATACCTCTGTTGCCATGTATGGGGCAGAAGCTGCTGGCCTTGGGGTAGATACAGACCAGCATGCAGCAACCTTGACCAAGGGGCGTCCGGGAGTCCTTCACGGCGCCTTGATGGATGTTTTACAGGATGCCCATGGACAGATTTTAGAAGCTTTCTCGATTTCAGCAGGTCTCGATTACCCAGGGATTGGGCCAGAGCATTCTTATTTCCATGAAATCAAGCGGGCGACCTATGTGCCTGTGACAGACCAAGAAGCACTAGAAGCTTTTCAATTGCTTTCAAAAGTAGAAGGAATCATTCCAGCTCTGGAATCGAGCCATGCTATCGCCTATGCGGTGAAATTGGCCAAGGAGATGGGGCCTGAAAAATCCATGATTGTTTGCTTATCAGGTCGTGGGGATAAAGATGTGGTACAAGTCAAAGACCGCCTAGAACAAGAGAGAGGAGAGTAA
- a CDS encoding DUF1304 domain-containing protein — protein sequence MSLLTIILASLVALEHLYIFYLESIKTTSDTTSRVFNMDKEELARPSVTSLFKNQGIYNALIGVFLLYGLFVSKNSEVVTIFVLFIIEAAAYGAMTANKKIILTQGGPAILALLSNLFLG from the coding sequence ATGTCATTACTGACGATTATTTTAGCAAGTCTTGTTGCACTGGAGCATTTATATATTTTTTATTTGGAGAGCATCAAAACCACATCTGATACCACAAGTCGGGTTTTCAACATGGATAAAGAAGAACTCGCTCGCCCATCTGTGACCTCTTTATTTAAGAATCAAGGGATATACAATGCCTTGATTGGGGTGTTCCTCTTGTATGGATTGTTTGTCTCTAAAAATAGTGAAGTTGTTACGATTTTTGTACTCTTTATTATTGAAGCTGCAGCCTACGGTGCGATGACAGCCAATAAAAAGATTATCTTGACCCAAGGTGGCCCTGCAATTTTGGCTTTGTTGAGTAACCTATTTTTGGGATAA
- a CDS encoding HAD-IA family hydrolase, whose protein sequence is MTKRAFIWDLDGTLLDSYDAILAGLEETYATYQLPFDRAGIKDYILKHSVQDLLVAVAEEYHLDVTDLNHRRAESLAEKNAQVLLMDGARDVLSWGQEAGIEQFVYTHKGENAFVILRDLGLESFFTEILTSQSGFARKPDPEAARYLMEKYGLEPENTYYIGDRSLDIDFARNSQIHSINFLTSDYQGNHQMNTLLDIPGILNAEKNL, encoded by the coding sequence ATGACAAAACGAGCCTTTATTTGGGATTTGGACGGAACTTTGCTGGATTCCTATGATGCTATTTTAGCAGGTCTTGAGGAGACCTATGCAACTTATCAGCTTCCCTTTGATCGAGCCGGCATTAAAGACTACATCTTGAAGCATTCGGTTCAAGATCTTTTAGTAGCTGTGGCGGAGGAGTATCATCTGGATGTGACCGACTTGAATCATCGCCGAGCAGAAAGTCTAGCGGAGAAAAATGCCCAGGTCCTTCTGATGGATGGGGCGCGTGATGTCCTATCCTGGGGACAAGAAGCTGGAATTGAGCAGTTTGTCTATACCCATAAGGGAGAGAATGCCTTTGTCATCCTACGGGATTTGGGTTTGGAATCTTTTTTTACAGAGATTTTGACCAGTCAAAGTGGTTTTGCCCGCAAGCCTGACCCAGAAGCTGCTAGGTATCTGATGGAGAAGTACGGGTTGGAACCAGAAAATACCTACTATATTGGGGATCGGAGCCTGGATATTGACTTTGCAAGAAATAGCCAGATTCATAGTATCAATTTCTTGACGTCTGACTATCAAGGCAACCATCAGATGAACACCTTACTAGATATCCCAGGTATTTTAAACGCTGAAAAGAATCTGTAA
- a CDS encoding MarR family winged helix-turn-helix transcriptional regulator, protein MAEINDLLYQLRLADQSTTQLFEKRLGISLTRYQILQDLLEQAPCNQIAVQERLRIDPAALTRHFKILEKEGFVHRSRNPKNQREILIHLTDMAYNRLVKHPPRHHVAVKEQMSRILTAQEQEQFSYLLDKLVSGIEQITVE, encoded by the coding sequence ATGGCAGAAATAAATGATTTGCTCTACCAACTACGTTTGGCAGATCAATCAACTACGCAACTTTTTGAAAAGCGCCTAGGGATTAGCTTAACACGTTATCAAATTTTGCAGGATTTATTAGAACAAGCACCTTGCAATCAGATCGCGGTTCAGGAGCGCTTGCGGATTGATCCAGCGGCTTTAACGCGGCATTTCAAAATATTAGAAAAGGAAGGATTTGTCCATCGGAGTCGAAATCCAAAGAATCAGCGGGAAATCTTAATTCATTTGACGGATATGGCCTATAATCGTTTGGTCAAACATCCCCCTCGCCATCATGTGGCGGTGAAAGAACAGATGAGTCGGATTTTGACTGCTCAAGAACAAGAGCAATTTTCTTACCTGCTGGACAAATTAGTATCTGGCATTGAACAAATAACAGTTGAATAA
- the trpE gene encoding anthranilate synthase component I yields MKKVLSADVLSPILAYMRLDAPHKMILESIPREKENARFSIVAYRPVSEVKFEHGVLYYNDQIVEEDPLDFLNRITVKTKTSEELPFNGGAIGFVGYDLIGLYENIGSIPEDTIGTPDLHFFLYESYVIFDHKKEKVYVVEENLYSGRSEAEQTSSLEQVLAQLARPAKEEFQDKDLHALHFHNHLEQKEFEEMVALARDYIQKGDMFQCVLSQRFSADFSGKPLDYYRNLRVTNPSNYLYFYDLGEYQIIGASPESLVSVKDRVVTTNPIAGTRPRGLDEEADRQLAAELTGDPKEVAEHRMLVDLGRNDIGRIAQNGSVEVTKYMEVEFFRYVMHLTSVVKGQLLPGLASIEALKATLPAGTVSGAPKIRAMKRIYEAEKEKRGVYAGAIGYLSVTGDLDFAIAIRTMILKNKKAYVQAGAGIVYDSIAENEYQETVNKAKSMTRIGEEG; encoded by the coding sequence ATGAAAAAAGTTTTATCTGCTGATGTGTTGAGTCCAATTTTGGCTTATATGCGTTTGGATGCGCCCCATAAAATGATCTTAGAGTCAATTCCTCGTGAAAAAGAGAATGCGCGTTTTTCAATTGTAGCCTATCGGCCAGTCAGTGAAGTCAAGTTTGAACATGGCGTCCTCTATTACAATGATCAAATTGTTGAAGAGGATCCTTTAGACTTTTTGAACCGCATCACGGTCAAAACGAAAACTTCTGAAGAGCTTCCTTTTAACGGTGGGGCGATTGGATTTGTCGGCTATGACTTGATTGGCCTCTATGAGAACATTGGTTCCATTCCTGAAGATACGATTGGCACACCAGATCTTCACTTTTTCTTATATGAGAGCTATGTGATTTTTGATCACAAAAAGGAAAAGGTCTATGTGGTGGAAGAGAACCTCTATAGTGGACGGAGTGAAGCAGAGCAAACATCGAGCTTGGAGCAAGTATTAGCACAATTGGCAAGACCCGCAAAAGAAGAGTTTCAGGACAAGGACCTGCATGCGCTTCATTTCCACAATCATTTGGAGCAAAAAGAGTTTGAGGAAATGGTGGCCCTAGCGCGGGACTATATTCAAAAAGGAGATATGTTCCAATGCGTGCTCAGTCAACGTTTTTCAGCTGATTTTTCAGGAAAACCGCTAGATTATTACCGCAATTTGCGCGTGACCAACCCTTCGAATTATCTCTACTTTTATGATTTGGGGGAGTACCAAATTATCGGTGCCAGTCCAGAAAGTCTAGTGTCGGTCAAGGATCGAGTGGTGACAACCAATCCCATTGCTGGCACGCGTCCAAGAGGGCTCGATGAAGAGGCTGATCGGCAATTGGCAGCTGAGTTGACAGGGGATCCAAAAGAAGTCGCAGAACACCGGATGTTGGTGGATCTAGGGCGAAACGATATTGGTCGTATCGCTCAAAATGGGTCGGTTGAAGTGACCAAATATATGGAAGTGGAATTCTTCCGTTATGTCATGCACCTGACGAGTGTGGTCAAGGGGCAATTGCTTCCTGGACTAGCCTCCATTGAGGCTCTGAAGGCAACTCTTCCAGCTGGGACCGTTTCGGGTGCTCCCAAGATTCGAGCCATGAAGCGAATCTATGAAGCAGAAAAAGAAAAACGAGGCGTCTATGCGGGGGCTATTGGCTATCTCTCTGTGACGGGGGATCTCGATTTTGCTATTGCGATTCGAACCATGATCCTCAAAAATAAGAAGGCTTATGTGCAGGCTGGAGCAGGAATTGTTTATGATTCGATCGCTGAAAATGAATACCAAGAAACCGTCAATAAGGCAAAATCGATGACAAGGATTGGAGAAGAAGGATGA
- the trpD gene encoding anthranilate phosphoribosyltransferase codes for MKQVLAKVAEGMDLTSAELEAAMEEVVAGRASEAQVTALLLGLKMKGETVEERTAIAKVMQAYAVAIPTEVQGAMDNCGTGGDRSYSFNISTTAAFVLAGGGIKMAKHGNRSISSKSGSADVLEALGINLDLGPEDLGRVFEKVGIVFLFAKNLHPGMRYIMPARLALGVPTVMNLTGPLINPIPLETQLLGTSRPDMLESTAEILKNLGRKRAVVVSGPQGLDEAGLDGETQLAILENGQVTLSSFQPEDIGMERIEIDQVRGGDAKRNAEILLSVLKNEASPFLEVTVLNAGLGFYANGKVDSIKEGIALAREVIASGAALEKLRLLQEYQK; via the coding sequence ATGAAACAAGTGCTTGCAAAAGTAGCGGAAGGAATGGATCTAACCAGTGCAGAGTTAGAAGCTGCTATGGAGGAAGTCGTTGCTGGTCGTGCTTCAGAAGCACAGGTGACGGCCCTTCTTCTAGGTCTCAAAATGAAGGGAGAAACGGTTGAAGAGCGGACGGCTATTGCAAAAGTGATGCAGGCCTATGCAGTTGCCATTCCTACAGAAGTTCAAGGAGCAATGGACAATTGTGGAACTGGGGGTGATCGTTCGTATAGTTTCAATATTTCAACAACAGCTGCCTTCGTCCTTGCTGGTGGTGGCATCAAGATGGCGAAACACGGCAATCGCTCGATCTCTTCTAAATCTGGTTCTGCGGATGTGCTAGAAGCGCTAGGGATTAACCTTGATTTGGGTCCAGAAGACTTGGGACGAGTGTTTGAAAAGGTGGGGATTGTCTTCCTATTTGCCAAAAATTTGCACCCTGGCATGCGCTATATTATGCCCGCTCGCTTGGCGCTAGGGGTTCCAACGGTGATGAACTTAACCGGTCCTCTTATCAATCCGATTCCTCTAGAAACCCAGCTATTGGGAACCAGTCGTCCAGATATGCTGGAAAGTACGGCGGAGATTCTAAAGAATTTGGGTCGGAAACGCGCAGTGGTGGTGAGTGGTCCACAAGGTTTAGACGAGGCAGGTCTTGATGGGGAAACTCAGCTCGCTATTTTGGAAAATGGACAGGTGACCTTATCTAGCTTTCAACCAGAAGATATAGGAATGGAGCGCATCGAAATTGATCAAGTACGAGGTGGAGACGCCAAACGCAATGCAGAAATTTTGCTCAGTGTCTTGAAGAATGAAGCGAGTCCCTTCTTAGAGGTGACTGTCTTGAATGCTGGCCTTGGTTTTTATGCCAACGGCAAGGTAGATTCTATCAAGGAGGGAATTGCCTTGGCACGTGAAGTGATTGCCAGTGGGGCTGCCCTTGAGAAATTGAGATTATTACAGGAGTATCAAAAATGA
- the trpA gene encoding tryptophan synthase subunit alpha produces MGKTLTEHLQKLKDQQQGIFVPYIMAGDHEKGLAGLQETIQFLEELGVSAIEVGIPFSDPVADGPVIEEAGLRSLAHGTTTEGLVQTIQHLETSVPLVIMTYFNPLFQYGLENFFRDVEGTAVKGVIIPDLPHEHANLVEPLLVDKDIALVPLVSLTTGIERQKKLIHDAEGFIYAVAVNGVTGKAGSYRDDLDHHLAQLHEIASIPVLTGFGVSSMEDVHRFNKVSDGVIVGSKIVKALHQGETDAIARFISQAVKG; encoded by the coding sequence ATGGGAAAGACCTTAACAGAGCATTTACAAAAGCTGAAAGACCAGCAGCAAGGGATCTTTGTTCCTTATATCATGGCAGGAGATCATGAAAAAGGCCTGGCAGGTTTGCAGGAAACCATCCAATTTTTGGAGGAGCTTGGTGTCTCAGCTATTGAAGTAGGCATTCCTTTTTCAGATCCGGTGGCAGATGGCCCTGTGATTGAAGAGGCAGGATTACGCAGTTTAGCCCATGGGACAACGACAGAGGGTCTGGTGCAAACGATCCAGCACTTGGAGACAAGTGTTCCTTTGGTCATCATGACCTATTTCAACCCCTTGTTCCAATATGGGCTCGAAAACTTTTTTAGAGATGTAGAAGGAACAGCAGTCAAAGGAGTGATTATTCCGGACCTCCCCCATGAGCATGCGAATTTGGTAGAGCCTCTATTAGTGGATAAAGACATCGCTTTGGTGCCGCTAGTGAGCCTAACCACAGGAATCGAGCGCCAGAAGAAATTGATCCATGATGCAGAAGGATTTATCTATGCCGTTGCTGTCAATGGGGTGACGGGGAAAGCTGGTAGCTATCGAGATGATTTGGATCACCACTTGGCCCAATTACACGAAATAGCGTCCATTCCTGTTTTAACAGGTTTTGGAGTTTCCAGCATGGAGGACGTTCACCGTTTCAACAAGGTCTCAGATGGGGTTATTGTGGGGTCCAAAATTGTTAAAGCTCTCCACCAAGGGGAGACAGACGCCATCGCTCGTTTTATTTCTCAAGCAGTGAAGGGCTAG
- the trpC gene encoding indole-3-glycerol phosphate synthase TrpC, with protein sequence MSQEFLPKILKEKAREVAAMKEEELQPLRETYRLYDYLKSHPEKLQVIAEVKKASPSLGDIHVDVDIVAQAKTYEENGAVMISVLTDEVFFKGSIEYLREISSQVRIPTLNKDFIVDEKQIIRARNAGATVILLIVAALSEVRLKELYEFATHLGLEVLVETHNLTELEVAHRIGAQIIGVNNRNLVTFETDLHTSLELATNFEQEPVYISESAIFAAADARMLAPYFNGILVGTALMKADNVAEKVKELQIDKG encoded by the coding sequence ATGAGTCAAGAATTCTTACCAAAGATTCTAAAGGAAAAGGCGCGTGAAGTGGCTGCGATGAAAGAAGAGGAACTCCAACCTTTGCGCGAGACTTACCGCCTGTATGATTACCTAAAGAGTCATCCAGAAAAGCTTCAGGTCATTGCGGAAGTGAAAAAGGCTAGCCCGAGTCTGGGAGATATTCATGTCGATGTGGATATCGTCGCGCAGGCTAAGACTTACGAAGAAAATGGGGCCGTGATGATTTCTGTCTTGACTGATGAAGTGTTTTTCAAGGGCAGTATCGAGTATCTCCGGGAAATATCTAGTCAGGTTCGCATTCCCACCCTCAATAAAGATTTTATTGTGGATGAAAAGCAAATAATTCGGGCGCGAAACGCAGGGGCAACCGTGATCTTGTTGATAGTTGCAGCCTTATCAGAGGTTCGTCTGAAAGAGCTCTATGAGTTTGCGACCCATCTGGGCCTGGAGGTCTTGGTGGAGACCCATAATCTGACAGAACTAGAGGTGGCTCACCGGATTGGGGCTCAGATCATCGGGGTCAATAACCGCAACTTGGTGACCTTTGAGACTGATCTTCATACTAGCCTGGAATTGGCGACCAATTTTGAACAAGAACCGGTTTACATCTCGGAGTCTGCTATTTTCGCAGCAGCAGATGCGCGCATGCTGGCTCCTTATTTTAATGGCATTCTCGTTGGGACAGCTCTCATGAAAGCAGACAATGTGGCTGAAAAAGTAAAGGAGTTGCAGATTGACAAAGGTTAA
- a CDS encoding phosphoribosylanthranilate isomerase, which yields MTKVKICGLSTPEAVKTAVEAGADYIGFVFASSKRQVTLEQARQLATGIPKGVQKVGVFVSPQREEVEQACQVVGLDLIQVHGPIDDTILQDLPQQTIRAVQVGKDAALPETSADYLLFDAPVAGSGETFNWQELETQNFTKPFFIAGGLTEDNVADAIRFFYPYAVDVSSGVETNGKKDQEKIKRFIERVKHGI from the coding sequence TTGACAAAGGTTAAAATTTGCGGATTGTCCACTCCAGAAGCCGTGAAGACGGCTGTTGAAGCTGGTGCAGATTATATTGGTTTTGTTTTTGCATCAAGCAAACGGCAAGTCACGCTGGAGCAAGCTCGGCAGTTGGCTACAGGGATTCCAAAGGGGGTTCAAAAAGTCGGTGTTTTTGTATCACCACAAAGAGAAGAAGTGGAGCAAGCTTGCCAAGTTGTGGGCTTGGACCTGATACAAGTGCATGGACCGATAGATGATACCATCTTGCAAGACCTTCCCCAACAAACGATTCGCGCTGTTCAAGTGGGAAAAGACGCAGCTCTTCCTGAGACCAGTGCCGATTATCTGCTCTTTGATGCTCCTGTAGCAGGAAGTGGAGAGACTTTTAACTGGCAAGAACTCGAAACCCAAAACTTCACAAAGCCTTTCTTTATTGCAGGAGGCTTGACGGAAGACAATGTAGCAGATGCCATTCGCTTCTTTTATCCTTATGCGGTGGATGTATCCAGTGGAGTCGAGACAAATGGAAAAAAAGACCAAGAAAAGATAAAACGATTTATAGAAAGGGTCAAGCATGGCATATAA